In the genome of Populus trichocarpa isolate Nisqually-1 chromosome 6, P.trichocarpa_v4.1, whole genome shotgun sequence, one region contains:
- the LOC18099831 gene encoding calcium-binding protein CBP — protein sequence MSGYPHPQAGYGYGQPQQPQQPQPYGSAAPYSSPYGAQPQPAAPYGTAPQPAAAYGAAQPAAPYGHPYGAPAPAPGTKPPKDKPQASAPGGYPSAPYGSSPFASLMPSTFPPGTDPSIVACFQVADQDGSGIVDDKELQRALSSYNQSFSLRTVHLLMYLFTNTNTRKIGPKEFAPLFYSLQNWRTNFERFDRDRSGKIDPNELREALMSLGFAVSPVVLDLLVSKFDKTGGKNKAIEYDNFIECCLTVKGLTDKFKERDTAYSGSASFTYENFMLTVLPFLIA from the exons ATGTCAGGCTACCCTCATCCACAAGCAGGCTACGGTTACGGCCAACCGCAACAACCGCAACAACCCCAACCCTACGGCTCCGCTGCACCATACTCCTCTCCTTATGGCGCACAACCACAACCCGCTGCTCCATACGGCACCGCACCACAACCCGCTGCTGCATATGGAGCCGCACAACCTGCCGCTCCATACGGCCACCCCTACGGTGCTCCCGCTCCCGCTCCCGGCACCAAGCCACCGAAGGACAAACCCCAAGCCTCCGCACCTGGTGGCTATCCTTCTGCACCTTACGGCAGCAGCCCCTTCGCCTCTCTGATGCCCTCCACCTTCCCTCCAGGGACTGACCCCAGCATCGTCGCCTGCTTTCAAGTCGCCGATCAGGACGGTAGCGGGATCGTTGATGACAAAGAGCTGCAGAGAGCCTTATCGAGCTATAATCAGAGCTTCAGCTTGAGGACTGTTCACCTTCTCATGTATCTCTTCACGAACACCAACACCAGGAAGATCG GGCCAAAGGAATTCGCTCCACTGTTCTACAGTTTGCAGAACTGGAGA ACGAACTTTGAGAGATTTGATAGGGACAGGAGCGGCAAAATCGATCCTAATGAGCTGAGAGAGGCACTTATGAGTTTAGGATTTGCAGTCTCACCAGTTGTTTTGGATTTGCTAGTATCCAAGTTTGATAAAACTGGAGGGAAGAACAAGGCCATAGAATACGACAATTTCATCGA ATGCTGTCTGACTGTAAAG GGACTGACTGATAAATTCAAAGAGAGGGATACTGCATATTCTGGTTCAGCAAGTTTCACTTATGAAAATTTCATGCTTACTGTCCTTCCTTTCCTCATTGCATAG
- the LOC7496119 gene encoding alpha carbonic anhydrase 4, protein MASTSHFNVYNINISSFLLLVSLVIVSFSLTICFASESEVEKESEFAYVEGTGKGPKNWGKINPHWETCGKGQMQSPIDLLDGRPVQVFPNLGKLRRDYQAAPAAVKNRGHDITVIWKGDAGKITINNTSYQLKQGHWHSPSEHTFNGSRYDLELHLVHYSSQGGVAVSAIVYKYGRPDRFLSRLFHHITHVDPEEEIDAGIVNPGDIKFGSRKYYRYIGSLTSPPCTEGVIWTIVKKVRTVSREQVKALRDAVHDGYEANARPTQSSDGRAVFEYIPRVIQASA, encoded by the exons aTGGCCAGCACCAGTCACTTCAATGTCTACAACATTAACATTTCGAGCTTTCTCCTTCTTGTTTCTCTCGTCATAGTCTCATTTTCACTCACCATCTGCTTTGCTTCGGAGTCTGAAGTTG AGAAAGAAAGTGAATTTGCATATGTAGAAGGAACTGGAAAAGGGCCAAAGAATTGGGGAAAGATTAACCCACATTGGGAAACTTGTGGTAAAGGACAAATGCAGTCTCCTATCGATCTCCTTGACGGGAGGCCAGTGCAAGTTTTTCCCAACTTAGGAAAGCTGCGTAGGGATTACCAAGCAGCTCCTGCAGCCGTGAAGAATAGGGGGCATGACATTACA GTGATTTGGAAAGGAGATGCAGGAAAAATCACGATTAATAATACTAGTTACCAGCTGAAGCAAGGCCATTGGCATTCACCCTCAGAGCACACATTCAATGGTTCAAG GTATGACCTGGAGCTTCACCTAGTTCACTATAGCTCTCAGGGAGGGGTAGCTGTTTCTGCAATTGTTTACAAATATGGTCGGCCTGATCGCTTCCTTTCAAGG TTGTTCCACCATATAACTCATGTTGACCCCGAAGAAGAGATAGATGCGGGGATTGTCAACCCAGGAGATATCAAATTTGGGAGCAGAAAGTATTACAGATATATCGGTTCCCTTACAAGTCCTCCTTGCACCGAAGGTGTTATCTGGACAATAGTGAAGAAG GTCAGGACAGTCTCAAGGGAGCAAGTCAAAGCAttaagggatgctgttcatgaT GGATATGAGGCAAATGCAAGACCAACTCAGTCATCGGATGGAAGAGCAGTTTTTGAGTACATTCCAAGAGTGATTCAGGCCTCTGCCTAG
- the LOC7473599 gene encoding zeatin O-xylosyltransferase — MAMANQQQHQPCHGITEQAQVVVVMVPFPAQGHLNQLLQLSRLVLSYNIPVHYVGATTHNRQAKQRVHGWDPDAAASIHFHDIEIPPFHCPPPNPNAKIKFPSHLQPAFNASSHLTEPVSMLVRALSCKARKIIVIHDSLMGSVIQEARLLPNVESYIFHSVSAFTVSSYAWEQQGKNIIEDNELFPQDIPSLEGCFTAEFADFFARQSNYQKFNTGCVYNTCKLVEGAYTDLLEKETAKEGIKHWALGPFNPVTIPERSEKKRFCLDWLDKHARNSVIYVSFGTTTTLDDEQIKELAIGLRESKQKFIWALRDADKGDVFNGEERRAELPEGYEDSVDGIGLVLRDWAPQLEILAHPATGGIMSHCGWNSCMESITMGVPIAAWPMHSDQPRNAVLITKILKIGVVVKEWELRDEIVTSKIVESAVKKLMASTEGDEMRRRAEEMGESVRVSAAEGGVSRMEMESFVAHITS, encoded by the coding sequence ATGGCCATGGCAAACCAACAGCAGCACCAACCATGCCATGGCATAACTGAACAAGCACAAGTTGTTGTGGTCATGGTGCCCTTTCCAGCACAAGGCCATCTCAACCAGCTCCTCCAACTCTCCAGGCTCGTCCTATCCTATAACATCCCGGTCCACTATGTCGGCGCCACCACCCACAATCGTCAGGCCAAGCAGCGCGTGCACGGTTGGGATCCAGACGCCGCAGCGAGTATCCATTTCCATGATATTGAGATCCCCCCTTTTCATTGCCCTCCTCCCAATCCAAATGCCAAAATCAAGTTCCCTTCTCATTTGCAACCTGCTTTCAATGCCTCGTCTCATCTTACAGAGCCTGTTTCAATGCTTGTACGTGCACTTTCATGCAAAGCAAGGAAGATTATTGTAATTCATGACTCTCTAATGGGGTCTGTGATTCAAGAAGCTCGTTTACTCCCTAATGTAGAGTCTTACATTTTCCATAGTGTATCTGCTTTTACTGTTTCCTCGTATGCATGGGAACAGCAAGGGAAGAATATTATAGAGGATAATGAGTTGTTTCCACAGGATATTCCTTCTCTTGAAGGGTGTTTTACTGCTGAGTTTGCAGATTTTTTTGCTCGTCAATCTAATTACCAAAAGTTCAACACTGGCTGTGTTTACAACACTTGTAAACTAGTAGAAGGTGCTTATACGGATTTGCTTGAGAAAGAAACAGCTAAGGAAGGCATTAAGCACTGGGCTTTAGGACCTTTCAATCCCGTGACAATACCCGAGAGATCAGAAAAGAAGAGGTTTTGCTTGGATTGGCTTGATAAACATGCAAGAAACTCAGTCATTTACGTGTCGTTTGGGACGACTACAACCTTGGATGATGAACAAATCAAGGAGCTGGCAATTGGGTTGagagaaagcaaacaaaagttTATTTGGGCACTACGAGATGCTGATAAAGGAGATGTTTTCAACGGAGAAGAGAGAAGAGCAGAACTCCCAGAAGGGTACGAGGATTCAGTGGATGGGATAGGACTAGTGCTGAGAGACTGGGCACCCCAGCTAGAGATTTTAGCCCACCCGGCAACAGGAGGGATTATGAGTCACTGTGGATGGAATTCTTGCATGGAAAGTATTACCATGGGAGTGCCAATTGCTGCTTGGCCTATGCACTCAGATCAACCAAGAAACGCAGTTCTAATAACAAAAATCCTCAAGATTGGAGTTGTAGTTAAGGAATGGGAGCTAAGAGATGAGATTGTAACGTCAAAGATTGTTGAAAGTGCTGTGAAAAAGCTAATGGCATCGACAGAAGGTGATGAGATGAGAAGGAGAGCAGAAGAAATGGGGGAGTCCGTGCGAGTTTCCGCGGCTGAAGGAGGAGTTTCTCGTATGGAGATGGAATCCTTCGTTGCTCATATCactagttaa